From one Marinobacter sp. LV10MA510-1 genomic stretch:
- a CDS encoding antitoxin Xre/MbcA/ParS toxin-binding domain-containing protein, which produces MSARDDMHGTPNQGELRGRSVNPKVFRPSNEEVAPGTVRWISNPEHFFIDVVMGIDAEAVDKRHLNLYKIISEGVPLESVHRIKKVLKLPKDKVLKYLDISQATFNRRMKGEAKRLTGRESGQVYRYSRLISLATNMFHGDQEEALRWLKSPAYAFKGETPLEHARTEYGNNEVETLIGRMEHGIPS; this is translated from the coding sequence ATGTCGGCTCGTGATGACATGCACGGCACACCAAATCAGGGTGAGCTGCGTGGAAGATCAGTGAATCCAAAAGTTTTTCGTCCTTCAAATGAAGAAGTTGCGCCTGGTACTGTTCGCTGGATTTCTAATCCGGAACATTTTTTTATCGATGTTGTGATGGGTATTGACGCTGAAGCTGTTGATAAGCGCCATTTGAATCTTTACAAGATCATCAGCGAAGGCGTCCCATTGGAAAGTGTTCATCGGATCAAAAAAGTTCTCAAGCTTCCCAAAGACAAAGTGCTGAAATATCTGGACATCTCACAAGCTACCTTTAATCGTAGAATGAAAGGTGAGGCGAAACGACTTACCGGCAGAGAGTCAGGCCAGGTCTATCGCTATTCCCGATTGATCTCTCTTGCTACCAACATGTTTCATGGTGACCAGGAAGAGGCGCTGCGGTGGCTCAAATCCCCAGCCTACGCTTTTAAGGGCGAGACGCCTCTGGAACATGCTCGAACGGAATATGGCAACAATGAGGTTGAAACTCTCATTGGCAGAATGGAGCACGGCATACCGTCATGA
- a CDS encoding prepilin peptidase gives MVDLSIFLDTPWLLYTMVAFMSLCIGSFLNVVIFRLPAMMQQEWRCQCEELLEVPDARREPVKVISLSKPASTCPHCGHGIRAWENVPVISYLVLKGKCASCSQPISVRYPIIELVTAVFSVLTVYLLGPTPAALWALLLVWALIALTMIDFDTQLLPDSITLPLLWLGLMVNYFGQLVPFNEAFWGAVVGYLALWSVYWLFKLVTGKEGMGYGDFKLLAALGAWLGWTLLPAVILLSSVVGAAVGIALMVFKKQGREVPIPFGPYLATAGLLCLWFGDEIVGVWFGFLGVQT, from the coding sequence ATGGTCGATTTAAGCATTTTTCTGGACACACCCTGGTTGCTGTACACCATGGTTGCTTTTATGTCTTTGTGCATTGGCAGTTTTCTGAACGTGGTTATTTTTCGCCTGCCGGCGATGATGCAGCAGGAATGGCGCTGCCAGTGTGAAGAGCTTTTGGAAGTACCGGATGCCAGGCGGGAACCGGTGAAGGTGATCAGCCTGTCAAAGCCGGCCTCCACTTGCCCCCACTGCGGCCACGGCATTCGCGCCTGGGAGAATGTACCGGTCATCAGCTACCTAGTACTGAAAGGCAAGTGCGCCAGTTGCAGCCAACCGATTTCAGTGCGCTACCCGATTATTGAGCTGGTAACAGCGGTGTTCTCGGTGCTTACCGTGTACCTGCTGGGGCCGACACCTGCGGCGCTTTGGGCGTTATTGCTGGTGTGGGCGCTGATCGCGCTGACGATGATTGATTTTGATACTCAACTGCTGCCAGACTCCATCACCCTGCCCTTGCTGTGGTTAGGGCTGATGGTGAATTACTTTGGCCAGCTGGTGCCTTTTAACGAAGCTTTCTGGGGCGCCGTTGTCGGTTACCTGGCGCTTTGGTCGGTGTACTGGCTGTTCAAGCTGGTGACCGGTAAAGAGGGCATGGGCTACGGCGATTTCAAGCTGCTGGCAGCGCTGGGTGCTTGGCTGGGTTGGACGTTATTGCCGGCGGTTATTCTGTTATCCTCTGTTGTGGGCGCAGCTGTTGGTATAGCCTTGATGGTGTTCAAAAAGCAGGGCCGCGAGGTGCCCATTCCGTTTGGGCCTTATTTGGCCACGGCTGGCTTGCTGTGTTTGTGGTTTGGTGATGAAATTGTGGGTGTGTGGTTCGGTTTTCTTGGTGTACAAACTTGA
- the coaE gene encoding dephospho-CoA kinase (Dephospho-CoA kinase (CoaE) performs the final step in coenzyme A biosynthesis.), translating into MAPKIVGLTGGIGSGKSMVASLFGALGVHWVDADDVARQVVEPGTRALELIAEHFSHNILTSGGALNRAALRKLVFDDADERRWLEELIHPIIHTELERQLKPDDYNLPYVLLVSPLLFETIQHTITERVIVIDSPESVQIQRTMARDNNPRDQVERIIAAQIPRQQRLDKADLIIDNGGTKDNMRQQVRDAHNALLVEFGH; encoded by the coding sequence ATGGCACCCAAAATTGTGGGGCTGACCGGTGGTATTGGATCAGGAAAATCGATGGTTGCCAGCCTCTTTGGCGCCCTTGGCGTGCATTGGGTAGACGCAGACGATGTCGCCCGCCAGGTGGTAGAGCCCGGCACCCGAGCGCTGGAGCTGATTGCCGAGCATTTTAGCCACAACATTTTGACGTCTGGTGGCGCTCTGAATCGCGCAGCCTTGCGCAAGCTGGTGTTTGATGACGCCGACGAGCGAAGGTGGCTGGAAGAATTGATACATCCCATTATTCACACAGAACTTGAGCGCCAGCTAAAGCCCGACGACTACAACTTGCCTTACGTGTTGCTGGTGTCGCCGCTGTTGTTTGAAACCATTCAGCACACCATTACCGAGCGGGTGATTGTGATAGACAGCCCGGAAAGCGTGCAAATACAGCGCACCATGGCCCGGGACAACAACCCGCGAGACCAGGTTGAACGCATTATTGCCGCCCAGATTCCGCGCCAGCAGCGGCTGGATAAAGCCGACCTGATTATTGATAACGGCGGCACCAAAGACAACATGCGCCAACAGGTGCGAGACGCCCACAATGCCCTGCTGGTGGAATTTGGCCATTAA
- a CDS encoding glucosaminidase domain-containing protein — MSVNTGAPSPAAKKRHALAFILLLLAGALFGAFYKPSPGAFSSRDYAGEEFQFASLPALPGWANAPLPDFSGYADTDEKKAAFFEFLFPRIVLANSRILLEREYLDALAAKSEFTGKEKQWLKDEAKRLRVDPAPAGKAQIAKLKRRLDVIPPSLIMAQAANESAWGTSRFAVEGNNLFGQWCFTAGCGLVPLSRVSGASHEVAKFSSPYRSVLAYIQNLNRHPAYQTLRDIRLTDRKQQEPLSGKGLAAGLELYSERGDEYIGEITAMIRNNNLSVYDQAFAEILQDRTPAHLQQLASARNINELMPR; from the coding sequence ATGTCAGTCAACACAGGCGCACCTTCCCCCGCTGCCAAGAAGCGTCATGCTTTGGCGTTCATTCTATTGCTACTTGCCGGTGCTTTGTTTGGAGCATTTTATAAACCGTCACCTGGTGCATTCAGCAGCCGTGACTATGCCGGCGAGGAGTTTCAGTTTGCCTCGCTACCGGCGTTGCCCGGCTGGGCCAATGCACCTTTGCCAGATTTTTCTGGCTACGCCGATACTGACGAAAAAAAAGCCGCTTTTTTTGAATTTCTGTTCCCCCGCATTGTGCTGGCCAACAGCCGCATTTTATTGGAACGCGAGTACCTGGACGCTTTGGCGGCAAAATCCGAGTTTACCGGCAAAGAAAAGCAATGGCTGAAAGACGAAGCCAAGCGCCTGCGGGTAGACCCTGCGCCGGCGGGCAAAGCCCAGATTGCCAAGCTGAAAAGGCGCCTGGACGTAATACCGCCGTCGCTGATTATGGCCCAGGCGGCTAACGAGTCCGCTTGGGGCACGTCGCGTTTTGCGGTGGAAGGGAACAATCTGTTCGGCCAATGGTGTTTCACCGCTGGCTGCGGCCTGGTGCCGCTTAGCCGGGTGTCGGGGGCCAGCCACGAGGTAGCGAAGTTCTCTTCACCCTATCGTTCGGTACTGGCCTATATCCAGAACCTGAACCGCCACCCTGCCTATCAAACATTGCGGGATATTCGCCTGACCGATCGCAAACAACAGGAACCGCTGTCTGGCAAGGGGCTGGCTGCAGGGTTGGAGCTTTACTCCGAGCGCGGGGACGAGTACATCGGCGAGATAACGGCGATGATTCGCAATAACAATCTGAGCGTTTACGATCAGGCGTTTGCCGAGATTTTGCAGGATCGTACCCCGGCTCACTTGCAACAACTGGCCAGCGCTCGCAATATTAACGAACTGATGCCGCGCTAG
- the tsaA gene encoding tRNA (N6-threonylcarbamoyladenosine(37)-N6)-methyltransferase TrmO encodes MPRHNAKDATEALTLTPIAITRSCFADKFGVPRQPGLTRHAHADLLIQPPFDREDAFRGLESASHLWLTFQFHQAVRAEWRPVVRPPRLGGNQKIGVFASRSPFRPNSLGLSVVRNRGLVRKQGKLVLQISDHDLIEGTPILDIKPYLPFADAVNGAHLGWAAEAPVERLPVVFLPEAQQQLDELCSEHSLENSSKESPQKYPDFASLIEDVVSYDPRPSFRRGREEERIYGAHLYDVNVRFRFVTDETGSRVEVLTVC; translated from the coding sequence ATGCCCCGCCATAACGCGAAAGATGCCACTGAAGCCCTTACACTCACGCCCATTGCTATCACCCGCTCCTGCTTTGCTGATAAGTTTGGCGTGCCGCGGCAGCCGGGGTTAACCCGCCACGCCCACGCCGACTTGCTGATTCAGCCGCCATTTGACCGCGAGGACGCTTTTCGCGGCTTGGAGAGCGCCAGCCACCTTTGGCTAACATTTCAGTTCCACCAGGCGGTGCGAGCCGAGTGGCGGCCTGTGGTGCGGCCACCCCGTTTGGGAGGCAACCAAAAGATTGGCGTGTTTGCCAGCCGTTCGCCGTTTCGCCCCAACAGCCTGGGGCTGTCGGTTGTGCGTAACCGCGGGCTGGTGCGCAAGCAAGGCAAGCTGGTGTTGCAAATCAGTGATCACGACTTAATTGAAGGCACACCCATTCTGGACATAAAGCCCTACCTTCCCTTCGCAGACGCGGTAAACGGCGCACACCTGGGTTGGGCCGCGGAGGCGCCGGTAGAGCGTTTGCCGGTGGTATTTTTACCCGAGGCACAGCAGCAGCTGGATGAGCTTTGTTCAGAGCATTCTTTAGAAAATTCGTCAAAGGAATCTCCACAAAAATATCCGGATTTTGCTTCGCTGATTGAGGATGTGGTGAGCTACGATCCGCGCCCGTCGTTTCGCCGCGGCCGCGAAGAAGAGCGAATTTACGGCGCGCATCTGTACGATGTGAATGTGCGTTTTCGATTTGTGACCGACGAAACCGGCAGCCGCGTAGAGGTGCTGACGGTTTGTTAA
- a CDS encoding YfaZ family outer membrane protein, with product MKASRISLMALSLAMSAAPALASDVDLSLTKDSAKAQMNFFDSRDDMQLGAGYTYHEGSRHIGNVDFHAQGRTALGNLPTTAGLGMRLIGWDDDRVDGGALALGGYATVNIPDVPGLSVTGGLHYAPSILAFGDSDDMASLEARVSYRVIRNAELFGGYRYLNTDLDGRSDLNLDEGVMAGMKLYF from the coding sequence ATGAAAGCCTCTCGTATTTCCCTGATGGCCCTGTCACTTGCTATGAGCGCAGCACCTGCGCTTGCCAGCGACGTTGACCTGAGCTTGACCAAAGATTCCGCAAAAGCACAGATGAACTTTTTTGACAGCCGCGACGACATGCAGTTGGGCGCCGGTTACACCTACCACGAAGGCAGCCGCCACATCGGCAACGTGGATTTTCACGCCCAAGGCCGCACAGCCCTTGGTAATCTGCCTACCACCGCAGGCCTTGGTATGCGACTGATCGGTTGGGACGACGACCGGGTCGACGGCGGCGCTTTGGCGCTGGGTGGCTATGCAACGGTGAATATTCCCGATGTACCGGGTTTGTCTGTCACTGGCGGCCTGCACTATGCGCCCAGCATTCTGGCGTTTGGCGATTCCGATGACATGGCCAGCCTTGAAGCCCGTGTCAGCTACCGTGTCATTCGTAACGCAGAGCTGTTTGGTGGTTACCGCTACCTGAACACAGATTTGGATGGCCGCAGCGATCTGAACCTGGATGAAGGCGTTATGGCCGGTATGAAATTGTACTTCTGA
- the yacG gene encoding DNA gyrase inhibitor YacG — protein MNVECPTCRKTVKWTDANPERPFCSHRCKLIDLGAWANEEYRVPAQNVSSEDLDQLDQLEDDTRH, from the coding sequence ATGAACGTTGAATGCCCCACCTGCCGTAAAACCGTGAAATGGACCGATGCCAATCCGGAGCGCCCATTCTGCTCGCACCGCTGCAAGTTGATTGACCTGGGCGCCTGGGCCAATGAGGAGTACCGGGTACCGGCACAGAATGTAAGCTCGGAAGACCTGGACCAACTGGACCAGCTGGAAGACGACACCCGGCACTGA
- a CDS encoding type II secretion system F family protein — protein sequence MAQKAKKLESYIWEGKDRRGNKAKGEMPGVSLALAKVQLRKQGIVPDKVKKKSKPLFGGSKKITPFDIAMLTRQLATMMKAGVPLVQSFDIVADGLENKGLQELVMSVRNDIASGNSFAGSLRKNPRQFDDLYCNLVDSGEKAGALEKMLDRIATYMEKTEILKKKVKKAMTYPIAVVVVAIVVTAILLVKVVPQFESLFNGFGAELPVFTQMVVRLSEWMQTWWFVVMLGIIGTIVLFKESKRRSQKFSDIVDKYVLKLPIMGEILDKSAVAKFGRVLSTTFAAGVPLVDALESVAGATGNAVYRDAIMRIRSDVSSGTQLQASMRAQDVFPVMAVQLTAIGEESGNLDEMLEKVAENYEAVVDDMVDNLTALMEPMIMVVLGILVGGLIIAMYLPIFQMGQVV from the coding sequence ATGGCTCAGAAAGCGAAGAAACTGGAATCCTATATATGGGAAGGCAAAGATCGCCGGGGCAACAAAGCCAAGGGTGAGATGCCTGGCGTTAGCCTGGCTTTGGCCAAGGTCCAGTTGCGCAAGCAGGGCATAGTTCCAGACAAGGTGAAAAAGAAATCCAAGCCCTTGTTCGGTGGCAGCAAAAAAATTACGCCCTTTGACATTGCCATGCTCACCCGCCAGCTGGCCACCATGATGAAAGCCGGCGTACCCCTGGTGCAAAGCTTTGACATTGTGGCCGATGGTTTGGAAAACAAAGGCCTGCAGGAACTAGTGATGTCGGTTCGGAACGACATTGCTTCTGGTAACAGTTTCGCGGGGTCGTTGCGTAAGAACCCCCGTCAATTTGACGACCTATACTGCAATCTGGTGGATTCGGGCGAAAAAGCCGGTGCGCTCGAGAAGATGCTCGACCGTATTGCCACCTACATGGAAAAAACAGAAATTCTGAAGAAGAAAGTTAAGAAGGCAATGACTTACCCCATCGCTGTTGTGGTGGTTGCGATCGTGGTAACGGCCATTTTGCTGGTAAAAGTAGTGCCGCAGTTTGAATCGCTGTTTAACGGGTTTGGTGCGGAACTGCCGGTGTTCACCCAGATGGTGGTGCGCCTGTCAGAATGGATGCAAACCTGGTGGTTCGTGGTGATGCTGGGCATTATCGGCACCATTGTTTTATTCAAAGAGTCAAAACGGCGGTCGCAGAAGTTTTCAGACATTGTCGACAAATACGTGCTGAAGCTGCCGATTATGGGGGAAATTCTGGACAAATCCGCCGTCGCGAAGTTTGGCCGGGTGCTTTCAACCACCTTCGCAGCCGGTGTTCCCCTTGTAGATGCCCTTGAATCCGTTGCGGGCGCGACCGGCAACGCGGTTTATCGGGATGCCATCATGCGCATTCGCAGTGATGTTTCCAGCGGTACGCAGCTTCAGGCTTCTATGCGCGCGCAGGACGTGTTTCCGGTGATGGCGGTTCAGCTGACGGCGATTGGCGAGGAATCCGGTAACCTGGACGAAATGCTGGAAAAAGTGGCCGAGAACTACGAGGCCGTAGTGGATGACATGGTGGACAACCTGACTGCGCTGATGGAGCCGATGATCATGGTTGTGCTGGGCATTCTGGTGGGTGGCCTGATTATCGCCATGTATCTACCGATCTTCCAAATGGGCCAGGTTGTTTAA
- a CDS encoding phospholipase effector Tle1 domain-containing protein — MSNLIVACVGDTHVCPVRGHGSSPIIANGATPEEIDASKRHAEGQSDFRPKVTVEAGMFFDGTGNSRDNSGAFERKVDEGLTAQAARATSEEACSAEISQLMEGSYLNAETNVLKLHTLYQPFSTDTLTVENHRIRVYASGVGTKSGKEDDAWAMGTGMGERGILAKIRSGCDDVASRIDRATSEPIDELIFDVFGFSRGAAAARHFVNEVWDGADGALGITGALEAYMEREGDYLKQHGLQLDRW; from the coding sequence ATGAGCAACCTCATAGTCGCCTGCGTTGGCGACACTCACGTTTGTCCCGTTCGCGGCCACGGCAGCAGTCCCATTATTGCGAACGGCGCGACCCCGGAAGAAATTGACGCCTCGAAACGCCATGCAGAAGGCCAGTCTGACTTCCGCCCCAAAGTGACCGTTGAAGCTGGCATGTTCTTCGACGGCACCGGCAACAGCCGCGATAACTCAGGTGCCTTTGAGCGAAAAGTAGATGAAGGCCTGACCGCTCAGGCAGCGAGAGCCACCAGTGAGGAGGCCTGCAGCGCTGAAATCTCGCAACTGATGGAGGGGAGTTATCTTAATGCTGAGACCAATGTGCTGAAGCTCCACACGCTTTATCAACCCTTTTCCACCGACACGCTCACCGTAGAGAATCACCGTATCCGCGTATACGCCTCAGGCGTTGGCACCAAATCCGGTAAAGAGGACGATGCCTGGGCCATGGGAACCGGTATGGGGGAACGTGGAATCCTAGCCAAGATTAGATCGGGTTGTGATGATGTCGCATCACGAATTGACCGTGCAACAAGTGAACCAATTGACGAGCTGATATTCGACGTTTTCGGCTTCAGCCGGGGAGCCGCAGCCGCCCGGCATTTTGTGAACGAAGTATGGGATGGCGCTGATGGTGCGTTAGGCATCACTGGTGCTCTGGAGGCTTATATGGAACGTGAGGGTGATTACCTCAAACAACACGGACTTCAGCTTGATCGTTGGTGA